A part of Bacillus thuringiensis genomic DNA contains:
- a CDS encoding response regulator transcription factor: protein MIRIIIAEDQRMLRGALGALLDLEDDIEVIGQAANGEEALKLIESLQPDVSIMDIEMPIQSGLDVAETLQKEKSACKVMILTTFARPGYFERAMKAGVHGYLLKDSPSEDLAASIRNVMKGKREISQDLMFGLWQEQNPLSDREKEVLLLAKEGKTANEIAKALYLSPGTVRNYISEVLTKLDAKNRIEAITIAEEKGWI, encoded by the coding sequence ATGATTCGAATTATTATTGCAGAAGATCAGCGGATGCTTCGTGGTGCATTAGGGGCCCTGCTTGATTTAGAAGACGATATTGAAGTAATTGGGCAAGCTGCGAACGGGGAAGAGGCGCTAAAACTAATTGAATCGCTACAACCTGATGTAAGCATTATGGATATTGAAATGCCAATTCAAAGCGGATTAGATGTTGCGGAAACGCTACAGAAAGAAAAGTCAGCATGCAAAGTAATGATTTTAACAACATTTGCGCGCCCTGGATATTTTGAACGAGCAATGAAAGCTGGCGTGCACGGATATTTATTAAAAGATAGTCCAAGTGAAGATTTAGCTGCATCGATTCGTAACGTAATGAAAGGAAAACGAGAGATCTCTCAAGATTTAATGTTCGGTTTATGGCAGGAGCAAAATCCACTATCAGATCGCGAAAAAGAAGTATTGCTACTTGCGAAAGAAGGAAAGACGGCAAATGAAATTGCGAAGGCACTTTATCTTTCACCGGGTACAGTACGTAATTACATTTCCGAAGTATTAACAAAGCTTGATGCGAAAAATAGAATTGAGGCAATTACAATTGCGGAAGAAAAGGGATGGATATAA
- a CDS encoding sensor histidine kinase, with protein sequence MIETKRFEFFPKHMGFFPYMWFVYLLFPIYHLAQASGWKFVLGSGMLILFIITYRQLYFVQKTFVLWACIQMVLIFLFALFYNPFMIFFGFFTASAMGFTPNKKVFRVLLCLLVIMLGAFLFINMNQLTTTSLVNIVPMFILMLLTPFGMRNFNQKKMLKNQLNEANEQIKDLVKREERQRIARDLHDTLGHTLSLITLKSQLVEKLIVKNPERASVEAKEITQTSRTALKQLRELISDMRMITVEEELEQIKAILQAATIELEIKQETSASSLSPIEQNILGMCLREAVTNVVKHSKATRCTVSVLESQGELILIVEDNGVGLVDQNHDGNGIRGMKERIALIDGFVELGTINPGTLLTVKVPVVIREGKDEVRA encoded by the coding sequence ATGATAGAGACGAAGAGGTTTGAATTTTTTCCGAAACATATGGGTTTCTTCCCGTATATGTGGTTTGTGTATTTATTATTTCCAATCTACCATTTAGCACAAGCGTCTGGATGGAAGTTTGTGCTAGGAAGCGGTATGTTGATACTTTTTATTATCACATACCGTCAGCTATATTTTGTTCAGAAGACGTTTGTTTTATGGGCATGCATTCAAATGGTACTCATTTTTTTATTTGCTTTATTTTACAATCCTTTCATGATATTCTTTGGCTTTTTCACGGCAAGTGCGATGGGATTTACGCCAAATAAGAAAGTGTTTCGAGTGCTATTATGTTTGTTGGTTATTATGCTTGGGGCATTTTTATTTATAAATATGAATCAACTAACGACTACAAGTTTAGTAAATATCGTTCCGATGTTTATTTTAATGCTCCTTACGCCATTTGGTATGCGTAATTTCAATCAAAAAAAGATGTTAAAGAACCAATTAAACGAAGCGAATGAGCAAATTAAAGACTTAGTAAAACGTGAAGAACGGCAGCGGATTGCAAGAGATCTTCATGATACGTTAGGGCATACATTATCACTCATTACTTTAAAAAGTCAGCTTGTGGAGAAGTTAATTGTAAAAAATCCGGAGCGTGCAAGTGTGGAAGCGAAGGAAATTACACAAACATCTCGTACCGCTTTAAAGCAGCTAAGGGAATTAATTTCTGATATGCGCATGATTACAGTAGAGGAAGAGCTTGAGCAAATAAAAGCAATCTTACAAGCTGCTACTATTGAATTAGAAATAAAACAAGAAACGAGTGCGAGTTCATTATCACCCATTGAACAAAATATTTTAGGAATGTGTTTACGTGAGGCTGTGACAAATGTTGTAAAACATAGTAAGGCAACGCGTTGCACAGTTTCTGTACTAGAATCACAAGGCGAATTAATTTTGATAGTAGAAGATAATGGAGTTGGTTTAGTGGATCAAAACCACGATGGAAATGGCATTCGTGGTATGAAAGAGCGTATTGCTCTTATTGATGGGTTTGTTGAACTGGGCACGATCAATCCAGGGACACTATTAACAGTAAAAGTGCCAGTTGTTATTAGAGAAGGAAAAGATGAGGTGAGGGCATGA
- a CDS encoding ABC transporter permease, which yields MRAFLMQCKMEILRTFRNKLFIFFSLLMPVMFYYIFTNVVQVPQNGNEWKAHYLISMTSFSIIGTALFSFGVRLSEERQKGWAQLLRITPLPEGAYISAKIVSQTVVNMFSIVVIFLAGILINDVQLTFGQWISAGLWLLIGVTPFLALGSIVGSIKKVDAAAGLANILNMCLAILGGLWMPIEVFPKILRTIGEWTPTYHFGSGAWDIVAGKSVDWENIAVLGGYFLIFVVVSIYIRKRQEAV from the coding sequence ATGAGAGCGTTTTTGATGCAATGTAAGATGGAGATATTACGTACGTTTCGCAATAAATTATTTATCTTTTTCTCATTATTAATGCCAGTTATGTTTTACTATATTTTCACAAATGTTGTTCAAGTGCCACAGAACGGGAATGAATGGAAAGCTCATTATTTAATTTCTATGACGTCATTCAGTATCATTGGAACAGCACTCTTCAGTTTTGGTGTTCGTCTTTCTGAGGAAAGACAAAAAGGGTGGGCACAGCTTTTGAGAATTACACCTCTGCCAGAAGGGGCATATATTTCTGCAAAAATTGTTTCGCAAACAGTAGTAAATATGTTTTCAATCGTAGTTATTTTTTTAGCAGGTATTTTAATTAATGATGTTCAGTTAACGTTTGGTCAGTGGATTAGCGCTGGTTTATGGCTATTAATAGGTGTAACTCCATTTTTAGCACTTGGATCAATAGTAGGTTCGATTAAGAAAGTTGATGCAGCGGCAGGATTAGCGAATATTTTAAATATGTGTTTAGCGATTCTTGGTGGTTTATGGATGCCAATTGAAGTATTCCCAAAAATATTAAGAACGATTGGGGAATGGACACCGACATACCATTTCGGAAGCGGCGCATGGGATATTGTAGCTGGAAAATCAGTTGATTGGGAAAATATCGCGGTACTAGGAGGTTATTTCCTTATATTTGTTGTAGTATCAATATATATAAGAAAAAGACAGGAAGCGGTATAA
- a CDS encoding ABC transporter ATP-binding protein: MEKIIEVNSVSKTFKHKNAVNNVSFHVNKGEIVALLGPNGAGKTTTMSMMLGLKDPTEGTVSIFGKSPKHRDVRNSLGAMLQEVSVIDSITVEEAIELFRSYYTNPVEKATLLQLSNLESERKQRCEKLSGGQKRRLNFALALAGNPDLLFLDEPTVGMDITSRRTFWETIRKLVSEGKTIILTTHYLEEADALADRILLFANGKIIADGTPDEMKATISRKTISFYSKESIPTRLLKELPYVTEVESNEGRFTLTTEDTDETLKAIYQKNLPVTDVSVERGSLDEAFEQFVANQKEGIA; this comes from the coding sequence ATGGAAAAGATTATTGAAGTAAATAGTGTTTCTAAAACATTTAAACATAAAAACGCAGTAAATAACGTTTCATTTCATGTAAATAAAGGAGAAATCGTAGCATTACTTGGACCGAATGGTGCAGGGAAAACGACGACGATGTCGATGATGCTTGGATTAAAGGATCCGACGGAAGGAACTGTTTCTATATTTGGAAAAAGTCCAAAGCATAGAGATGTGCGTAATAGCCTCGGCGCGATGTTACAAGAAGTAAGTGTCATTGATAGCATCACAGTGGAAGAGGCGATTGAGTTATTCCGTAGTTATTATACGAATCCGGTAGAGAAAGCAACGTTACTACAGTTATCAAATTTAGAATCGGAACGAAAACAAAGATGTGAGAAATTATCAGGCGGGCAAAAAAGAAGATTAAACTTTGCACTCGCACTTGCAGGAAATCCAGATTTGCTATTTTTAGATGAGCCGACAGTTGGAATGGATATTACGTCTCGAAGAACATTTTGGGAAACAATTCGAAAGTTAGTAAGTGAGGGGAAAACGATTATTTTAACGACGCACTATTTAGAAGAAGCGGATGCATTGGCGGATCGTATTTTATTGTTTGCGAACGGAAAGATTATCGCAGATGGTACACCAGATGAGATGAAAGCGACGATTTCGCGAAAAACGATCTCGTTTTATTCGAAAGAAAGTATTCCTACAAGATTGCTAAAGGAATTACCATATGTAACAGAAGTAGAGTCAAACGAAGGACGCTTCACTTTAACAACTGAAGATACAGATGAAACTTTAAAAGCGATTTATCAAAAGAATTTACCTGTAACAGATGTTTCAGTTGAACGTGGAAGTCTTGATGAAGCATTTGAGCAGTTTGTTGCAAATCAGAAGGAGGGAATCGCATGA
- the map gene encoding type I methionyl aminopeptidase — MIQSGKIYIRGRTVVFMIIRNEQDLEGLRKIGRIVALAREEMKKEAKPGMTTKELDLIGKKVLDENGAISAPEKEYDFPGVTCISVNEEVAHGIPGDRVLKEGDLVNVDVSAALDGYYADTGISFVLGEDEAKEKLCQAAVDAFWAAMKKVKAGSKQNQIGRAVSNFAHKNGYNVIQNLTGHGIGLSLHEAPNHILSYFDPMDNALLKDGLVIAVEPFISMKADHIIERGDDGWTFVTPDKSLVAQCEHTVVVTRGEPIILTEI, encoded by the coding sequence ATGATACAATCGGGTAAGATATATATTCGAGGAAGGACAGTGGTTTTCATGATTATTCGTAATGAACAAGATTTAGAAGGCTTACGAAAAATCGGCCGCATCGTTGCGCTTGCACGTGAAGAAATGAAAAAAGAAGCGAAGCCAGGTATGACAACGAAAGAGCTTGATTTGATCGGTAAAAAAGTATTAGATGAGAATGGTGCTATTTCTGCACCTGAAAAAGAATATGATTTCCCTGGTGTAACTTGCATCAGTGTAAACGAAGAAGTTGCTCACGGTATTCCAGGAGATCGCGTATTAAAAGAAGGCGACCTTGTAAATGTCGACGTATCTGCTGCACTTGATGGTTATTATGCAGATACAGGTATTTCATTTGTACTTGGAGAAGATGAAGCAAAAGAAAAGCTTTGCCAAGCAGCTGTTGATGCATTTTGGGCAGCTATGAAAAAGGTTAAGGCTGGTTCAAAACAAAACCAAATTGGTCGTGCTGTTTCAAACTTTGCACATAAAAATGGATATAATGTGATTCAAAACTTAACTGGTCACGGTATTGGTCTTAGCTTACATGAAGCACCAAACCACATTTTAAGCTACTTTGATCCAATGGATAATGCGCTTCTAAAAGACGGTCTTGTTATCGCAGTAGAGCCATTCATTTCTATGAAAGCTGATCATATTATTGAGCGTGGTGACGATGGTTGGACATTCGTTACACCTGACAAAAGCCTTGTTGCACAATGTGAACATACAGTTGTTGTAACACGCGGCGAACCGATAATCTTAACAGAAATATAA